The genomic window CCCGATGAGGGCCGGCGCATGCTCGAGCGCGCCCGGGAGATCTTCGCGGACATCGGCGCGACCGGCTGGGTATCTGAGGCCGAGCGCGCTCTGACGGGCGGCTGACCGTCTGGTGACCTATCCTCCTGGCCAAGCGATCGGTGTAAGGTGGCAGAACGGGAGGCAGGGGATGCGCGGTATCAAAGGAGAACAGGTCCTCCTCCGGCTCATTCTCAGTGAGTCCCGCACGCATGACCGGGAGCCGCTGTACCGTCACCTCCTCGAGCTCCTGCGCGCCGAGGGCTTGGCCGGCACGACCGTGCTGAAGGGCGTCGCCGGCTTCGGTCACGACCGCCACATCCACACGACGATGATCGAGGTGGCCGCCCTGGGGCTGCCGATCGCACTGGAGGTGGTGGATACGGAGGAGCGCATCGCCCGTGTCCTGCCCAAGCTCGAGGCTCTCATGGTCGGTGGCATCATCATGACCGAGCGGGCCCACGTCATTCGCTACGCCGAGAGCGGCCGCTCGTCGGCGACCGGACGGCCCTCCCCTCAGGCTTCGTAGCGCAGGACCTTGACCTTCTCCATCGTGATGAGCCCGCTGCTCATCATGCGGTCGACCTCCGGGAGCACGCCGTTGAGGTGCTCCTCGGTGTCGACCACCTCGATCACTATCGGTAGATCTGCCGATAACTTCAGAATGCCCGCCGTGTGGACGATCGAGCTCGGGCCGAACCCGGCGACCCCTCGGAGGACCGTGGCGCCGGCGAGACCCTTGGCCCGGAACAGTTCGAGCAATGCCGCGTAGAGCGGCCGGCGCTCCCATTTGTCGCTCTCACCGAGAAACACCCGCATCAAG from Candidatus Methylomirabilota bacterium includes these protein-coding regions:
- a CDS encoding DUF190 domain-containing protein, with amino-acid sequence MRGIKGEQVLLRLILSESRTHDREPLYRHLLELLRAEGLAGTTVLKGVAGFGHDRHIHTTMIEVAALGLPIALEVVDTEERIARVLPKLEALMVGGIIMTERAHVIRYAESGRSSATGRPSPQAS
- a CDS encoding DUF190 domain-containing protein yields the protein MRKIEGEQVLMRVFLGESDKWERRPLYAALLELFRAKGLAGATVLRGVAGFGPSSIVHTAGILKLSADLPIVIEVVDTEEHLNGVLPEVDRMMSSGLITMEKVKVLRYEA